A part of Streptomyces sp. DSM 40750 genomic DNA contains:
- a CDS encoding carbohydrate ABC transporter permease, which yields MAQAAAVAKPPAPPRRRRASATPRRLPYLLIAPAALLMLGFIAYPVISVFYYSLQNYNPTKPWRNGFAGFDNFVHAFTEDPLFWDTLVFSAKWVVVEVSLQLLFGLALALIVNQTFVGRALGRALVFSPWAVSGVLTSAIWVLLYNSQTGITRYLADMGVGEYGTSWLSDTSTVFSAAVVADLWRGVPFFAILILADLQSISKDLYEAAEVDGASRVRQFVHITLPHLKDAIILSTLLRAVWEFNNVDLLYTLTGGGPAGETTTLPLYIANTSVDAHNFGYASALTTVAFVILLFCSMVYLRLSKFGGESK from the coding sequence ATGGCCCAAGCCGCAGCCGTGGCGAAACCGCCCGCGCCACCCCGGCGGCGCCGTGCCTCCGCGACCCCGCGCAGGCTGCCCTACCTGCTGATCGCCCCGGCCGCCCTGCTCATGCTGGGCTTCATCGCCTACCCGGTCATCAGCGTCTTCTACTACAGCCTGCAGAACTACAACCCCACCAAGCCCTGGCGGAACGGCTTCGCCGGCTTCGACAACTTCGTCCACGCCTTCACCGAGGACCCGCTGTTCTGGGACACCCTGGTCTTCAGCGCGAAGTGGGTGGTCGTCGAGGTCTCGCTCCAGCTGCTGTTCGGGCTCGCTCTCGCGCTCATCGTCAACCAGACGTTCGTCGGGCGAGCGCTCGGCCGCGCGCTGGTCTTCTCGCCCTGGGCCGTCTCCGGTGTGCTGACCTCCGCGATCTGGGTGCTCCTCTACAACTCCCAGACGGGCATCACCCGTTACCTCGCGGACATGGGCGTCGGTGAGTACGGCACCAGCTGGCTCTCCGACACCTCCACCGTCTTCTCGGCGGCGGTCGTCGCCGACCTGTGGCGCGGTGTCCCCTTCTTCGCGATCCTCATCCTCGCCGACCTCCAGTCCATCTCGAAGGACCTGTACGAGGCCGCCGAGGTCGACGGCGCCAGCCGCGTCCGGCAGTTCGTGCACATCACACTGCCGCACCTGAAGGACGCGATCATCCTCTCCACGCTGCTGCGCGCGGTGTGGGAGTTCAACAACGTCGACCTGCTCTACACCCTGACGGGTGGCGGACCGGCGGGAGAGACGACAACCCTCCCGCTCTACATCGCCAACACCTCCGTCGACGCCCACAACTTCGGCTACGCGTCCGCCCTGACCACGGTCGCGTTCGTGATCCTGCTCTTCTGCTCGATGGTCTATCTGCGGCTGAGCAAGTTCGGAGGCGAGTCCAAGTGA
- a CDS encoding Gfo/Idh/MocA family protein: protein MNPKSTVHETPLPLVLAGARGHGRWHLENIRHLADKGIVRLAGICELTPLGADEMPDGLGTPEQSADFGALLDSTGAAIAVICTPIPTHTDLALTAAERGVHVLLEKPPAPSYAEFRRMADGVAAAGVVCQIGFQSLGSHAVPAIRRMVADGMIGEVVGIGGAGAWARAEAYYRRAPWAGKRRLNGVDVIDGALTNPLAHAVATGLALGGAQRAEDVTAIETELLRANDIESDDTSCVRVTTADGGRITVAATLCAEEPDDPYNVVHGTSGRITFWYKQDRVLVQRAGHGPEEIEYGRTDLLENLVDHLTDGTDLLVPPDTTGAFMKVVEAIRVAPDPIALPADAWHKLPDEDRRVVDGIDGLVAAAADTLALYSELGASWALPEAPAKEVST, encoded by the coding sequence ATGAACCCGAAGAGCACCGTCCACGAGACCCCGCTTCCGCTCGTCCTCGCGGGCGCCCGCGGTCACGGCCGCTGGCACCTGGAGAACATCCGCCACCTGGCGGACAAGGGGATCGTCCGGCTCGCCGGGATCTGCGAACTGACCCCGCTGGGCGCGGACGAGATGCCGGACGGTCTCGGCACGCCCGAGCAGTCCGCCGACTTCGGCGCGCTCCTCGACTCGACGGGCGCCGCCATCGCCGTGATCTGCACGCCCATTCCCACCCACACCGACCTGGCCCTGACGGCGGCCGAGCGGGGCGTCCACGTCCTGCTGGAGAAGCCGCCGGCCCCGTCGTACGCCGAGTTCCGCCGGATGGCGGACGGGGTGGCGGCGGCCGGTGTGGTCTGCCAGATCGGCTTCCAGTCGCTGGGCTCGCACGCCGTGCCCGCGATCCGGAGGATGGTCGCGGACGGCATGATCGGCGAGGTCGTCGGTATCGGCGGCGCCGGTGCCTGGGCCCGCGCCGAGGCGTACTACCGGCGGGCGCCCTGGGCCGGGAAGCGGCGCCTGAACGGCGTCGACGTGATCGACGGGGCGCTCACCAACCCCCTCGCGCACGCCGTCGCCACCGGGCTCGCGCTCGGCGGCGCCCAGCGTGCCGAGGACGTCACCGCCATCGAGACCGAGCTGCTGCGCGCCAACGACATCGAGTCCGACGACACCTCGTGCGTGCGGGTCACCACCGCCGACGGCGGCCGGATCACCGTCGCCGCCACGCTGTGCGCCGAGGAACCGGACGACCCGTACAACGTCGTGCACGGCACCAGCGGCCGGATCACCTTCTGGTACAAGCAGGACCGCGTGCTCGTCCAGCGGGCCGGACACGGCCCGGAGGAGATCGAGTACGGCCGCACGGACCTGCTGGAGAACCTCGTCGACCACCTGACCGACGGCACCGACCTGCTGGTCCCGCCGGACACGACCGGCGCGTTCATGAAGGTCGTCGAGGCGATCCGCGTCGCCCCCGACCCGATCGCGCTCCCGGCCGACGCCTGGCACAAGCTGCCCGACGAGGACCGCCGGGTCGTCGACGGCATCGACGGCCTCGTCGCGGCCGCCGCCGACACCCTCGCCCTCTACTCCGAACTCGGCGCTTCCTGGGCGCTCCCCGAAGCGCCGGCGAAAGAGGTGAGCACATGA
- a CDS encoding carbohydrate ABC transporter permease, with protein MITKDAEKVAPMRTAPAAEEPPQRPGKVRRAWDEVPRWQIYLPLSIYLVFTLVPFYWILLFALRKPGSTSLVPWPITFEHFEKVWNERSFGTYFQNSVLVGVATLLMTTLVALAGGYALARFDFKIKNAFMLALLCSQFVPGALLLVPLFQIFAELQMINSLGSVILAETVFQLPLSIILISNFIKNVPYSLEEAAWVDGCNRFTAFRVVVLPLLRPGLIAVGSFAFVHSWNHFLFALMFLSNQEKQTIPVGLNTLLSADSVDLGALAAGGIIAAVPVVIVFAFIQKWLITGFSAGAVKG; from the coding sequence GTGATCACCAAGGACGCCGAGAAGGTCGCTCCGATGCGGACCGCGCCCGCGGCCGAGGAGCCCCCGCAGCGACCGGGCAAGGTCCGCCGCGCCTGGGACGAGGTGCCGCGCTGGCAGATCTATCTGCCGCTCTCGATCTACCTCGTCTTCACCCTCGTCCCCTTCTACTGGATCCTGCTCTTCGCGCTGCGCAAGCCCGGCTCGACCTCGCTCGTGCCGTGGCCGATCACGTTCGAGCACTTCGAGAAGGTGTGGAACGAGCGGAGCTTCGGCACCTACTTCCAGAACAGCGTCCTGGTCGGTGTCGCCACCCTGCTGATGACCACGCTCGTCGCCCTGGCCGGCGGCTACGCCCTCGCGCGCTTCGACTTCAAGATCAAGAACGCGTTCATGCTGGCGCTGCTGTGCTCCCAGTTCGTACCGGGCGCACTGCTTCTCGTCCCGCTGTTCCAGATCTTCGCCGAGCTGCAGATGATCAACTCGCTCGGCAGCGTCATCCTCGCCGAGACGGTCTTCCAGCTACCGCTGTCGATCATCCTGATCAGCAACTTCATCAAGAACGTGCCGTACTCGCTGGAGGAAGCGGCCTGGGTGGACGGCTGCAACCGCTTCACCGCGTTCCGGGTGGTCGTGCTGCCGCTGCTGCGGCCGGGCCTGATCGCGGTCGGTTCCTTCGCCTTCGTGCACTCCTGGAACCACTTCCTGTTCGCCCTGATGTTCCTCAGCAACCAGGAGAAGCAGACCATCCCGGTCGGCCTCAACACCCTGCTCAGCGCGGACAGCGTCGACCTGGGCGCGCTGGCGGCCGGCGGCATCATCGCCGCCGTACCGGTGGTCATCGTCTTCGCCTTCATCCAGAAGTGGCTCATCACGGGCTTCAGCGCCGGGGCGGTGAAGGGATGA
- a CDS encoding pectate lyase family protein, translated as MTPWRRGVQLVALAGVAGLALTTPAGAESRDISRDTLAADDGWAAADGGTTGGSTADDAQVFTVRTRSELVRALDGGSAIPKIIRIAGTIDANTGDDGEKLDCADYATDGYDLEKYLAAYDPRTWGSARPGGPQEEARQASAARQAERIELAVGSNTTIVGLGDPKNTAVLKGASLQLKGADNVIIRNLELRDAYDCFPVWQPNTGGLGDWKTAYDNIWVRGSSHVWIDHVTVSDKGHPDEDEPTHFGRNYLRHDGLLDITNASDLVTVSWSRFVDHDKGILIGNGDTATGDRGRLRVTLHHNQFENVVQRAPRVRFGQVHLYNNRYVVPADAHGYRYSLGVSTESAVYAENNAFTTPGHVEVADLVKSWNGTALHQTGTLFNGYPVDLLAIHNAYNSGSERDLTADVGWTPTLHQKIDSAGKADREVARGAGAGRIR; from the coding sequence ATGACCCCGTGGAGGAGAGGTGTTCAACTGGTCGCCCTCGCAGGGGTGGCGGGCCTCGCGCTCACCACCCCGGCCGGGGCCGAGTCCCGGGACATCAGCCGGGACACGCTCGCGGCGGACGACGGCTGGGCGGCGGCCGACGGTGGTACCACGGGGGGTTCCACCGCCGACGACGCCCAGGTCTTCACCGTACGCACCCGGAGCGAACTGGTCCGCGCGCTCGACGGCGGCAGCGCCATCCCGAAGATCATCCGGATCGCGGGGACCATCGACGCCAACACCGGCGACGACGGCGAGAAGCTCGACTGCGCCGACTACGCGACCGACGGCTACGACCTGGAGAAGTACCTGGCCGCGTACGACCCGCGCACCTGGGGCTCCGCCAGGCCCGGCGGCCCCCAGGAGGAGGCCCGGCAGGCGTCGGCGGCCAGGCAGGCCGAGCGGATCGAACTGGCCGTCGGCTCCAACACCACCATCGTCGGACTCGGTGACCCCAAGAACACAGCGGTCCTCAAGGGGGCCAGCCTCCAGCTCAAGGGTGCGGACAATGTGATCATCCGCAACCTCGAACTCCGCGACGCCTACGACTGTTTCCCCGTCTGGCAGCCCAACACCGGGGGCCTCGGCGACTGGAAGACGGCGTACGACAACATCTGGGTGCGCGGCTCCAGCCACGTCTGGATCGACCACGTCACCGTCTCCGACAAGGGGCACCCCGACGAGGACGAGCCGACCCACTTCGGCCGCAACTACCTCCGCCACGACGGCCTGCTCGACATCACCAACGCCTCCGACCTGGTCACCGTCTCGTGGAGCCGCTTCGTCGACCACGACAAGGGCATCCTCATCGGCAACGGGGACACGGCCACCGGTGACCGGGGCAGGCTCCGGGTGACCCTGCACCACAACCAGTTCGAGAACGTCGTGCAGCGCGCGCCGCGCGTCCGCTTCGGGCAGGTGCACCTCTACAACAACCGATACGTCGTCCCGGCCGACGCCCACGGCTACCGCTACTCGCTCGGCGTCTCCACCGAGTCCGCCGTGTACGCCGAGAACAACGCGTTCACCACGCCGGGCCATGTCGAGGTCGCCGACCTGGTGAAGAGCTGGAACGGCACCGCCCTGCACCAGACGGGCACCCTCTTCAACGGCTATCCGGTGGATCTCCTGGCCATCCACAACGCCTACAACTCCGGCAGCGAGCGTGATCTCACGGCCGACGTGGGCTGGACGCCCACCCTGCACCAGAAGATCGACAGCGCCGGGAAGGCCGACCGAGAGGTGGCACGCGGCGCGGGCGCGGGGAGGATCCGATGA
- a CDS encoding GntR family transcriptional regulator, translating into MTSVPTPIPSRTQFVLEGIKHRILTGQLTPGQALVETELAAQFGVSKTPVREALKTLAGTGLVVMNQYKGVTVRMVDADMAREVYDVRLLLEPEALRRSVRRGTSWNAASSALTRADEATDTAERSLANREFHRALYVPCGNPLLGRMLDEVRDQAALVSAVAWAADPSWEREAAEHREILRLALDGDADGAAAALHAHIASFVERAFPEAHEADEAGNTRQT; encoded by the coding sequence ATGACCTCTGTGCCCACGCCGATCCCGTCCCGCACGCAGTTCGTGCTGGAGGGGATCAAACACCGCATCCTCACCGGGCAGTTGACGCCGGGTCAGGCCCTGGTCGAGACCGAGCTGGCCGCGCAGTTCGGGGTCTCCAAGACGCCCGTGCGCGAGGCGCTCAAGACGCTGGCCGGGACCGGTCTCGTCGTGATGAACCAGTACAAGGGCGTCACGGTACGCATGGTGGACGCGGACATGGCGCGCGAGGTCTACGACGTACGGCTGCTCCTGGAGCCGGAGGCCCTGCGGCGCTCCGTGCGCCGCGGTACCTCGTGGAACGCGGCGAGCTCCGCGCTGACCAGGGCCGACGAGGCCACGGACACCGCCGAACGGTCGCTGGCCAACCGGGAGTTCCACCGCGCGCTGTATGTGCCGTGCGGCAATCCGCTGCTCGGCCGGATGCTCGACGAGGTGCGCGACCAGGCGGCGCTCGTCTCGGCCGTCGCCTGGGCCGCCGACCCCTCCTGGGAACGGGAGGCCGCCGAGCACCGGGAGATCCTGCGGCTCGCCCTCGACGGAGACGCCGACGGCGCGGCCGCCGCCCTGCACGCGCACATCGCCTCCTTCGTCGAACGGGCCTTCCCCGAGGCCCACGAGGCGGACGAAGCCGGGAACACCCGCCAGACCTAG
- the araD gene encoding L-arabinonate dehydratase, producing MVDVKKPEELRSHQWYGTDGLRSFSHRARTRQLGYLPEEHLGKPVIAILNTWSDINPCHVHLRDRAQAVKRGVWQAGGFPLEFPVSTLSETFQKPTPMLYRNMLAMETEELLRSYPVDGAVLMGGCDKSTPALLMGAASVDLPAVFVPAGPMLPGHWRNEVLGSGTDMWKYWDDKRAGLIGDCEMTELESGLARSPGHCMTMGTASTLTAAAEALGVTVPGASSIPAVDSGHDRMAAAAGLRIVELVHKDRKLSDILTAEAFEDAVTTVLGLGGSTNAVIHLIAMAGRAGVKLTLDDFDRIARTVPVLANVRPGGRTYLMEDFHFAGGLPGFLSRITDLLHLDRPTVSHDTMREQLDGALVHNDDVIRTRDNPVATEGGVAVLRGNLCPDGAVIKHISAEPHLLKHTGPAVVFDDYRTMQRTINDPSLDITADSVLVLRNAGPKGGPGMPEYGMLPIPDHLLKQGVRDMVRISDARMSGTSYGACALHVAPESYVGGPLALVRTGDSITLDVDQRLLRLNVDDEELERRRAEWTPPPTRYERGYGALYNDQITQADTGCDFEFLARPGKVPDPYAG from the coding sequence GTGGTCGATGTGAAGAAGCCGGAAGAACTCAGAAGCCACCAGTGGTACGGCACCGACGGCCTTCGCTCCTTCAGCCACCGCGCCCGCACCCGGCAGCTCGGCTATCTCCCCGAGGAGCACCTCGGCAAGCCGGTCATCGCGATCCTCAACACCTGGTCGGACATCAACCCCTGTCATGTGCACCTCCGTGATCGCGCGCAGGCGGTCAAGCGGGGCGTGTGGCAGGCCGGCGGTTTCCCGCTGGAGTTCCCGGTGTCGACGCTCAGCGAGACCTTCCAGAAGCCGACCCCGATGCTCTACCGCAACATGCTCGCGATGGAGACCGAGGAGCTGCTGCGCTCGTACCCGGTCGACGGGGCCGTGCTGATGGGCGGCTGCGACAAGTCCACGCCCGCGCTTCTCATGGGGGCGGCCAGCGTCGACCTGCCGGCCGTGTTCGTGCCCGCCGGGCCGATGCTGCCGGGCCACTGGCGCAACGAGGTCCTCGGCTCCGGCACCGACATGTGGAAGTACTGGGACGACAAGCGCGCCGGGCTCATCGGCGACTGCGAGATGACCGAGCTGGAGTCCGGCCTCGCCCGTTCGCCCGGTCACTGCATGACGATGGGTACGGCGTCCACGCTCACCGCCGCCGCCGAGGCGCTGGGAGTCACGGTCCCGGGCGCGTCCAGCATCCCGGCCGTCGACTCCGGGCACGACCGCATGGCCGCCGCCGCCGGGCTCAGGATCGTCGAACTGGTCCACAAGGACCGGAAGTTGAGCGACATCCTGACCGCCGAGGCCTTCGAGGACGCCGTCACCACCGTCCTCGGACTCGGCGGCTCCACCAACGCGGTCATCCACCTCATCGCCATGGCCGGCCGGGCGGGCGTCAAGCTCACCCTCGACGACTTCGACCGCATCGCCCGTACGGTCCCGGTGCTGGCCAACGTCCGGCCCGGCGGCCGGACATACCTGATGGAGGACTTCCACTTCGCGGGCGGCCTCCCGGGGTTCCTGTCCCGGATCACCGACCTGCTCCACCTGGACCGGCCGACCGTCTCGCACGACACGATGCGCGAGCAGCTCGACGGCGCGCTCGTCCACAACGACGACGTGATCCGGACCCGCGACAACCCGGTCGCCACCGAGGGCGGAGTCGCCGTCCTGCGCGGCAACCTCTGCCCGGACGGCGCGGTCATCAAGCACATCTCGGCCGAGCCGCACCTGCTGAAGCACACCGGGCCCGCGGTCGTCTTCGACGACTACCGGACCATGCAGCGGACCATCAACGACCCGTCCCTCGACATCACCGCCGACAGCGTGCTCGTGCTGCGCAACGCCGGACCCAAGGGCGGCCCGGGCATGCCCGAGTACGGGATGCTGCCCATCCCCGACCACCTGCTGAAGCAGGGCGTACGGGACATGGTGCGGATCTCCGACGCCCGGATGAGCGGGACGAGTTACGGCGCCTGCGCCCTGCACGTCGCGCCCGAGTCGTACGTCGGTGGCCCCCTCGCCCTCGTACGCACCGGCGATTCGATCACCCTCGACGTCGACCAACGCCTCCTCCGACTCAACGTGGACGACGAGGAGTTGGAGCGCCGCCGGGCGGAGTGGACACCGCCGCCCACCCGGTACGAGCGCGGCTACGGCGCGCTCTACAACGACCAGATCACCCAGGCGGACACCGGCTGCGACTTCGAGTTCCTGGCCAGACCCGGCAAGGTACCGGACCCGTACGCGGGCTGA
- a CDS encoding PmoA family protein gives MTTDESLILRVAGRPVGRYLTRPELPGRLSPRPCLHPVTTLSGTAVTELSPADHLHHLGVGVAVPDVEGHNFWGGRTYVRDQGPTELDNHGSQRHIAFQLRDPDGFVEELRWVASGTELLRERRTVAATELTDTAWALDFTFSLTNTTGQPVSIGSPATNGRPGAAYGGFFWRARKEATAPRVFTAEAEGEAAVHGRRAGWLGLAGSDWTLVFAGATDTTRRDPWFVRADEYPGVGSSLAHTERVPIEPGETVVRRVVTVVADGTLDRGEAAALVRKAVSP, from the coding sequence ATGACGACCGACGAATCCCTGATCCTGCGGGTGGCGGGCCGTCCGGTGGGCCGTTACCTCACCCGGCCCGAACTGCCGGGCCGGCTCTCCCCGCGCCCCTGTCTGCATCCCGTCACCACCCTGTCCGGTACGGCGGTCACCGAGCTGAGCCCCGCCGACCACCTCCACCACCTCGGCGTCGGTGTCGCCGTTCCCGACGTCGAGGGGCACAACTTCTGGGGCGGACGGACCTACGTCCGCGACCAGGGCCCGACCGAGCTCGACAACCACGGCTCCCAGCGCCACATCGCCTTCCAGCTGCGCGACCCCGACGGCTTCGTCGAGGAACTGCGCTGGGTGGCGTCCGGCACCGAGCTGCTGCGCGAACGCCGTACGGTCGCGGCCACCGAACTCACCGACACCGCCTGGGCGTTGGACTTCACCTTCTCGCTCACCAACACCACCGGTCAGCCGGTGTCGATCGGCAGCCCCGCCACCAACGGCCGCCCCGGCGCCGCGTACGGCGGCTTCTTCTGGCGGGCCCGCAAGGAGGCCACGGCGCCCCGCGTCTTCACCGCCGAGGCGGAGGGCGAGGCAGCGGTTCACGGCAGGCGCGCCGGCTGGCTCGGCCTGGCGGGCAGCGACTGGACGCTCGTCTTCGCGGGGGCCACCGACACCACCCGCCGCGACCCGTGGTTCGTCCGCGCCGACGAGTACCCGGGCGTCGGCTCCTCCCTCGCCCACACCGAGCGCGTCCCGATCGAGCCGGGGGAGACGGTCGTACGCCGGGTCGTCACCGTCGTCGCCGACGGCACCCTCGACCGGGGCGAGGCGGCGGCCCTCGTCCGCAAGGCGGTGAGCCCGTGA
- a CDS encoding family 43 glycosylhydrolase: MTAISGASAAAPSDSVFAGTAAAPAFSADQGDGTYRNPILDADWSDPDVLRVADDFYMTASSFGRAPGLPLLHSRDLVNWTLVGHALQLLEPAAEFKVPRHDCGVWAPSLRHFDDRFWIFWGDPDHGIYQVNAPGIRGPWTRPHLVKEGKGLIDPCPLWDEESGEAYLVHGWAKSRSGIKNRLTGHRMRPDGTGLLDEGKVIVDGDRLPGWFTLEGPKLYRHDGWYWIFAPAGGVETGWQGVFRSRAFFGPYEERIALEQKDTDVNGPHQGGWVRTAAGEDWFLHFQQRGAYGRVVHLQPMRWGAEGWPVLGDEGAPVAVHRKPELPPQPPAAPATDDDFPGGRFGRQWQWTANPQDGWATQHSGDGLRLTCVRSTHAHDLRKLANVLTQRLPGIPAVIEVGLRLDSEEPGARAGLAVLGDAYRWIGLQRGADGDVHLVHRFAETVAERERDADHPRPAPEGRARLRIETGAGARCHFSYDTGEGWIPSGPVFAATPWRWVGALLGLFAVAPTGGGHAGAATFTHFRITRS, from the coding sequence GTGACCGCGATATCCGGCGCGTCCGCCGCCGCTCCCTCCGACAGTGTCTTCGCCGGCACCGCCGCCGCGCCCGCCTTCTCCGCCGACCAGGGTGACGGCACCTACCGCAACCCGATCCTCGACGCCGACTGGTCCGACCCCGATGTCCTGCGCGTGGCCGACGACTTCTATATGACGGCCTCCAGCTTCGGCCGGGCCCCGGGCCTTCCCCTGCTCCACTCCCGGGACCTGGTCAACTGGACGCTCGTCGGCCACGCGCTCCAACTCCTCGAACCGGCGGCCGAGTTCAAGGTCCCGCGCCACGACTGCGGCGTGTGGGCTCCTTCGCTGCGGCACTTCGACGACCGGTTCTGGATCTTCTGGGGCGACCCCGACCACGGCATCTACCAGGTCAACGCCCCCGGAATCAGGGGCCCTTGGACCCGACCGCACCTGGTCAAGGAGGGCAAGGGACTCATCGACCCCTGCCCGCTGTGGGACGAGGAGAGCGGCGAGGCGTACCTCGTGCACGGCTGGGCCAAGTCCCGCTCCGGGATCAAGAACCGGCTCACCGGGCACCGTATGCGGCCCGACGGCACCGGACTGCTCGACGAGGGCAAGGTCATCGTCGACGGGGACCGGCTCCCCGGCTGGTTCACCCTGGAAGGGCCCAAGCTCTACCGCCACGACGGCTGGTACTGGATCTTCGCCCCCGCCGGGGGAGTGGAGACCGGCTGGCAGGGCGTCTTCCGCTCCCGCGCGTTCTTCGGCCCGTACGAGGAGCGGATCGCCCTGGAGCAGAAGGACACCGACGTCAACGGGCCGCACCAGGGCGGCTGGGTGCGCACGGCGGCCGGCGAGGACTGGTTCCTGCACTTCCAGCAGCGTGGCGCGTACGGCAGGGTCGTCCATCTCCAGCCGATGCGCTGGGGCGCGGAAGGCTGGCCCGTGCTGGGTGACGAGGGCGCCCCCGTCGCCGTACACCGCAAGCCGGAGCTGCCGCCGCAGCCGCCGGCCGCGCCCGCCACCGACGACGACTTCCCCGGCGGCCGCTTCGGACGCCAGTGGCAATGGACCGCGAACCCGCAGGACGGCTGGGCCACCCAGCACTCCGGCGACGGGCTGCGGCTGACGTGCGTGCGCTCCACGCACGCGCACGACCTGCGCAAACTGGCGAACGTGCTCACACAGCGGCTGCCGGGGATCCCGGCCGTCATCGAGGTCGGGTTACGGCTCGACAGCGAGGAGCCGGGAGCGCGGGCCGGGCTCGCCGTGCTCGGCGACGCGTATCGCTGGATCGGGCTCCAGCGGGGCGCCGACGGGGACGTGCACCTCGTCCACCGGTTCGCCGAGACGGTCGCCGAGCGCGAGAGGGACGCCGACCACCCCCGCCCGGCACCCGAGGGACGGGCCCGGCTGCGCATCGAGACCGGGGCCGGGGCCCGCTGCCACTTCTCCTACGACACGGGAGAGGGCTGGATCCCGTCCGGGCCGGTCTTCGCCGCCACCCCCTGGCGCTGGGTCGGCGCCCTGCTCGGCCTCTTCGCGGTCGCGCCCACCGGCGGGGGACACGCCGGGGCGGCCACGTTCACGCACTTCCGGATCACCCGCTCATAG
- a CDS encoding dihydrodipicolinate synthase family protein, giving the protein MSSVTFETQRTALADVVAIPVTPFAEDGTVDQGAHRALLRRLLDGGITTLTPNGNTGEFYALTPEERRLVTESTMDEVGDRAVLLVGVGHDVPTAIASARHAREVGAQMVMVHQPVHPYVSQGGWVDYHRAIAEAVPELGVVPYIRNAQLTGARLAELADTCPNVIGVKYAVPDAARFAAFARDAGLERFVWVAGLAEPYAPSYFSAGATGFTSGLVNVAPAVSLNMIEALRSGDFPAAMKVWEQIRRFEELRAANGSANNVTVVKEALASLGLCRRDVRAPSKQLPEDERAEVAAIAAGWSM; this is encoded by the coding sequence ATGAGCAGCGTGACGTTCGAGACCCAACGGACGGCTCTGGCCGACGTGGTGGCCATCCCGGTGACTCCGTTCGCCGAGGACGGCACCGTCGACCAGGGCGCCCACCGGGCCCTGCTGCGTCGGCTGCTCGACGGCGGGATCACCACCCTCACCCCGAACGGCAACACCGGCGAGTTCTACGCCCTCACCCCCGAAGAGCGCCGGCTGGTCACGGAGTCGACCATGGACGAGGTCGGCGACCGGGCCGTGCTCCTGGTCGGCGTCGGGCACGACGTGCCGACCGCGATCGCCTCCGCCCGGCACGCCCGCGAGGTCGGGGCCCAGATGGTGATGGTCCATCAGCCCGTCCACCCGTACGTCTCACAGGGCGGCTGGGTCGACTACCACCGGGCGATCGCCGAGGCCGTGCCCGAGCTGGGGGTCGTGCCCTACATCCGCAACGCGCAGCTCACCGGCGCCCGCCTCGCCGAACTCGCCGACACCTGCCCGAACGTGATCGGGGTCAAATACGCCGTCCCGGACGCCGCGCGCTTCGCCGCCTTCGCCCGCGACGCCGGGCTCGAACGCTTCGTGTGGGTGGCCGGGCTCGCCGAACCGTACGCGCCCTCCTACTTCTCGGCCGGCGCCACCGGCTTCACCTCGGGGCTGGTGAACGTCGCCCCCGCCGTTTCGCTGAACATGATCGAAGCGCTTCGGTCGGGTGACTTCCCGGCCGCCATGAAGGTCTGGGAGCAGATCCGCCGCTTCGAGGAGCTGCGCGCCGCCAACGGCTCCGCCAACAACGTGACCGTCGTCAAGGAGGCCCTCGCCTCCCTCGGCCTCTGCCGCCGCGACGTCCGGGCCCCCAGCAAGCAGCTGCCCGAGGACGAGCGCGCCGAGGTCGCCGCCATAGCCGCCGGGTGGTCGATGTGA